The genomic interval TCACGGGTGATCAGTATATGCGACATGTCCTGGAACCTGTTGTCGTTACTCATTTTGACAACCACCCACTTGCCACAAGACCCGTGTACATGGATGATAACGCCAGGCCTCGTCGATCCAGGGCAGTAGTGGACTACCTCCAGAACAACGCTGTAACAACACTCCCATGGCCGGCAATGAGTCCAGATCTTAATCCGCTGGAGCATGTTTGGGACATCCTGGGGCGTCGTATACAAGCTCTGCAGCCTCCTGTGCAGACATTACGTGAATTGGAGGCAGCTTTGCATCGTGAGTGGTTGCAAGTGACCCGTGAACAGATCCGACGTTTGACTGGAGGGATGAGACGCAGGGTTGACGCCGTCATCCGGGCACGCGGGGGTTTCACTCGATATTGAACTTTTGAATCGCGTATGCCATCTGAGCACTctcaattacatttttttcatgacaCATTTACATAAACCTGTCTTTTTCAGCTTGCAGCTCCATACTTATCAGGGGTACTGTTTTAGGGTTAAAACGTCACTTTTTGGCAAGGTACCAAATCACGATTAAAACCAATCAAAACTGGAGTTTTCTTGTGTGATGTTATTTCCAAAGAGTTGCTCTTGTCGATAACATTTGTCAAACCGAGCTCCTGAACTTACTGTTTCCATACCAGAACTTTAAAAATCAGTCATTGCGAAATTGAAGGGGggtgcttggcttttttctttgtgtatattttaagactccctcctgttccAAGACCTGTTTTTCTGAGAATGTTGAACATTTTAGAAGTCAGGTTCCATTTTGAAGATAAATCAGAGTACATTGTGTAATAATTACCAATATCAAATATTCCATCCACATAAACAATGTGAGATGAATGGTGGTTTCTTGCCCGACCAGCATTTTAGCCTGTTTGAGGGAAGcatattgttgtttgtttcatctttatgaACTGAGgatggttgtttttttaaattttacccAGATTGTTTTACAGTAGATTTTAGACCCCTCAATCTAAAACTtattcctccattttaagaccatgATTTCTCTTTAATAATCTCTGTATATTTACCCTTCCTCTTTTCTTAAGACCTATAAATTGTGTCAGATTTTGAATTGTCTAAAAAAATTGGGGTGGCGGGTGCCCACTGtaaatgaaaatgatgacaaaataaaatgtaaacTCAGTAAAAATTcaggtaaacaaaaaaacacaggcATACCTGAGAAAGCAATACGGCTCAACTCCACTGTCATGTTGGTCTTCTCGAAGTGGACAACCACTTTGTCATGGTGGAGGTCCACAACATGGCCAAGACTGCCGTTGACTAACTGGTCGCTTATGTTGCGGATCAGTATAACTGGACAATCTTTTTTGAGCCACAGGATCTTTGGGGCACGGGTGTTCTTCAAAGACCTTACATCTCCTTCATCAGTCGCGTGGAATTCCTGCAGCTGGCCAGGCATACCCAAAAGCTTCTGCCTGTTGTATCTAAAAACacaattatataaaaaaaacttcagattttttaaaagtaaataaaagacaactatcattgtcatcattttcacgagttttcattcacaaacacctgggaaataaatctcatgtttcccatgcaataactcgaggtggtgaatgggtttgagctttcaggtgaaacgtggattgtcaaagttaaagcaaatcaggctgattgtttgatgtgtggaaccatcgcggctttggatttgtgtttccgaggacaacgattgtaagcattcactctcaaagacccaatcaatgttgataattaccgcggcgactcatggtcaatttgcaacttatctctgtgatcgcaaaatccacaacgaaaagtcaaaaacacttaaaagaaaaaaaatatgctcaacacttactgaactcacaggtatgatcgcagctctgtacattttcagactggaagaaaagcgtcaacaagctacgtttgacgtcacatacaagtttgacgtgttatctcgtgctactgtgacgatgctttgtggcccggagttggattctaaaaattcgtctccctgtgtgtttttgtgcattttgttgcacaaccaaaatgatgacaaaaacgatgtttagtggcttgttgtcagaccagcattttgttgttggtcctcggggagcatattgCCTTTTGTCTCAtgtttatcaaccgcggccttcggccttggtcgataaagatgaaacaaaagacgatatggtccccttggaccaacaaaaaagctggtctgtcaacaagccaccaaacatcttataatatcctacatatgtgagagagacactcgtgagatagtaatcgttcaaatcacacatgtaaatgaggtcatgtcaagcaagtcttgCAGGGACCTCTTTTTCAACTGCTTtatatgatgccaaagtcaccgaaaAACCTAGGTGTCACAATATTACTTTGAATCACCACTTCCTTACTACACAATCAACTCAAACTCTTTTCTATGCCTTAGTAATATAAAAACTAAACTATAACACATTTACCCTTTAAGTTTCCTAATTTACAAACAAAAAGTGTACTGAATTGTTAACTATTGTTAAAGAGGATTTTTACTGTAACAGACAGCATATTAAATCCATGCATTCACTGTACCTTTCCACCTGGAAATTTGTAGGGAACAGCTTGGTTGCTGTCTCAGGCTCGGGAAGCTCTCTTGATAGCTGATACATGAAGTCAGCTACACGCAGAGACATCTTTCCCTGGCTTATTTCGTGCACTGCCTCCACGAGACCCTCCTCCCTTTGTCGAAGAACTTTTCTGAGAATAATTTTGTGTGGTACACATGAGTTGAAAATTTTTGACTGGAAACAAAAATCCCCATTGTCGTCAAAAAGTGGGTCAGGCACTGGGGGCAGCTGATAAAAATCACCAACACACACGACTTGCACCCCCCCGAAGAAGTTTTCAACACCGCGAACGATCCTGCAAACTTCTTCAGCTTGGGCAAACATCCTCGAACTTAAGAGGGAAATTTCATCGATGAAGAGTACATCAGCCGTTGTAATTCGTGCTCGTGTGGTGATGTACCGTTCATCGGTGAGCAACGTGTGtgctgtctctctcacactgtGTCGGCCATCCGCGATTCCTGACCAGCGGTGTAGAGTCATGGCTCCCACTGGTAGGCTCTGGCAAGCGATGCCAGTTGTTGCTGTCACTGCAACTTTTCGCCCGGATAACCGAAGACTGTGGCATAATTCTGCAACGAGTGTTGTTTTCCCAGTGcctgtcaaacacacaaataattaAAGAGAATCGCAAGTACATTTTATAAGATCATGATTTTGGGGGTCAATTTCATAAAACCACTTGTAAATACTGTACTAATAATCAAAAACATTTTCAAAATTGATATACCTGTTAAACCTGTGATAAATATGTATACTGTATATAATAAATATGTTTAAAATCAAAGAATTTACTCTTTTCTGAATGTGTGAGTTCTGttgcgtgtttctttcaggcgagatattctttCGGCTAGCCACTCGCGAAGCTAGGAGGCGAGATTGTCTATGAAACGGTTTTGTGGCTAGCTAcacaagaattaaacaccattggttgattccgaaaaggtcgtctgcactggtcggtaaaaaaccatggacagacAATTGGATGGGCAGCTGAGTGGCCGCCATATTTTctcgccaagcgagcaagccTAAAGCTACCTAGCGTTTGAGGCGAGAATTCTAGCGTCACTCGCGGTGAGAtgtgcccaagaaacggtacttcctcgccccactcgcctTTAAGAAACAGACTGGTGAGGTCTGTCTAAACTTGAAGTTAATTCATGACTCTTTGAATGTTTTAGAGAATAAATCACTTGTACTTGAACTCAAccacagaaataaaaaaaattctctggGCAAATTAATTTTGCATTTACAATTTCAATACAATGCACACATAATTTAGTTGACATAAAAAGCTACAACTTTCACCTTCCAGCACAGCTAGTTtataaaaacaagcaaacaacaataaaacgcATTAAAACACATTTTTCCATGCAACAGTCTACAATATAATCTTTAAAtctaataacaaacaaacaaacaaacaaacaaaaacaagtgacTGATGTCACCCAAAAACTAGCTGACTTGTCTTGATTCTTGAACTAACCACCACTACAACCCTCCAGTCAGAATCGTATGCTTGTCCATGAAAGTAGGTCAACTAAGGCTGCTACTCGATTCCTTCACCAATTCTTTTCTTAGCCATCTTGAATCTTGATTCTCGCTAACAAAGAGACGGAGAGGCGGGGCTAACAGTGGGAGGAGCCATAATCATAACGACCGCGTTTTACAAAGTGAAACGATCACTGCAGACAAACATTACGTTTTGGAAACCTATTGTGGTTCTTGAGTTTACCTGGGGGCATAATAAACCAGGAATGAACTACATTTTAAGTTACAGCTTGCTGTTtcttcaacaacatcaacaacaaccaacattTCTTTAGGTCTTCATGTTACGAAAACTGGTAAACCGTCAAAGTTCTCTTTTTATCTGAACTTCAAGTAAGTTTAAAGCCTATTCATCAACAAAAGTAAAGTTAAGAAGTGTACATACCTGCTTGTCCAAGAATAATGACGTTGTGTCCAAGCTCGACTAATTCACGTGCTTCTTCCATTTCTTAGAGTGGACAAGTCGAAAGGGCGGTCGAAGAACGCCCAATGCCGGAGCAGACGGTTTTCTGAGCATGCGCTGTAAAACTTTTACTGCGGAACGCTCCGGATGTAACCTTTTGTGGCCTTTGAACCTGGTTAACTGACGGTAGGATTCGATCTTCGCAATGTTAAGCTCAAAGAGAATGTTTTGTGTATCATTTCACGTGTTTGGGGGCTGCTGTGTAACTCGTCAGTTGTAGTGGACTAATTGCAGGCCGCTAGAATGTTGTACACCCTTGAGAGCGTACGAAAAGCGGAAAACATCGGCGCGAGTTGTACTTTCGATTCGTCGAGGCTCCAGGTTCCTCTCATGGAGTGGTGTGGACACCGAGCCCGTTCTTgacgtgtatactacattgggtgtgcacgttaaagatcccacgattgacaaaagggtctttcctggcaaaattgcttaggcacagttaataattgtctaccatacccgtgtgacttggaataaggccgtgaaaggtaaatatgcgccgacatggctgcaatctactggccgtataaaatttcatctcacacggcatcactgcagagcgcctagaactgtacccacggaatatgcgcgatataagcgtcattgattgattgattgattgattgacaaacTTCTCGAAGTTGGTGAATGGTTATTTCGAGTTTGTTGCATGAAGTGAAAGCttaatcatttttgtttgtgtgtgagtttcgTGCGTTCGGGAAGGGGGTGCAGAAAGTGATGTAGAAAGCTTGAAACGGAGCGAGTCGGCAGTGCGGAGCACTCTGCGTTATATTCCTTGtagtatatagtagtagtatgtcgtagtagtggactgtaaaaaatgatcgaccggcgatttgatacaagctcctgtggttaggaaagggggcagaaaattgcaaacgccctgacccagggtcgaactcgcaacctctcgcttccgagcgcaagtgcgttaccactcggccactgtGTGGTAGGTACACCAACACGATATTAGCACTCCAGATTTTTATctcgcagtttttctgaaggactttgcatttgaaaactattctcagacaaaatatgagtttaaactgcaaatacatgtacagggagtctgaagggttcaagtcggatgagatagactactgttgtggcaatcttcgaatttgaaaatcatttttttaaaagagtaaaactcatagttcttcttcttcttcgctcatgggctgaaactcccacgttcactcacaaatttgcacgagtggatttttacgtgtatgaccgtttttaccccaccattcaggcagccatacgccgctttcgggggaagcatgcagggtatttttgtgtttctataacccaccaaactctgacatgggttacagtatcttttccgtgcgcacttggtcttgtgcttgcgtgtacacacgaaggaggataaggcactagcaggtctgcacataagcaatgaccttggagatcagaaaattctccacctttaacctaccaggcggccgcgattttgactcatgaccttctgaataggaggccgatgtcttatccacaagaacaccgagcccgtccaaactcctagtaaaaacaacaactgcaaatctgggagcaaaatgtaaacggttacagtttcaactatccttcccctttaaatcagcatttttggaaacctaaacgaaagagtattcaagaacaacagtcacggattcagatttaaaaaaacaaatggcaactatgctttttggaaattctttctttaattggtgtttaacaaaggttatatcgcgacagggaaagggatagagccacttgttaattgtttcttgttcacaaaagcactaatcaaaaaattgctccaggggcttgcaacgtagtacaatatactaccttactgggagaatgcaagtttccagtacaaaggacttaacatttcttacatactgcttgactaaaatctttacaaacattgacaatataagaaacacttaacaagggtaaaaggagaaacagaatccgttagtcgcctcttacgacatgctggggagcatcgggtaaattcttccccctaacctgcgggaaatgcgcttcagacaaatgcctttgcacacgttatgttactcacagcaaaatgcaagaataattggggaccatatgggatggggcaaattgggagggagcaattcgggacaccaccataaatatctaccaaatatttacaaatagctatcttagtacatgcataacatgctgtaccaatacacaatttctttaaataactatgtaaggattattggcagtctcccggagcatgtttcacgctatcctgcgatcaggaaaagcgactgactgtgatgtgtatactgtgcggcgtgcgctacataagaaacctttttatatttagtcaagttttgactaaatattttaacatcgagggggaatcgaaacgagggtcgtggtgtatgtgcgtgtgtgtgtctgtgtgtctgtgtgtctgtgtgtgtgtgtgtgtagagcgattcagactaaactactggaccgatctttatgaaatttgacatgagagttcctgggtatgaaatccccgaacgtttttttcatttttttgataaatgtctttgatgacgtcatatccggcttttcgtgaaagttgaggcggcactgtcacgccctcatttttcaaccaaattggttgaaattttggtcaagtaatcttcgacgaagcccggggttcggtattgcatttcagcttggtggcttaaaaattaattaatgactttggtcattaaaaatctgaaaattgtaaaaaaaaataaaaatttataaaacgatccaaatttacgtttatcttattctccatcatttgctgattccaaaaacatataaatatgttatattcggattaaaaacaagctctgaaaattaaatatataaaaattattatcaaaatttttttttcgaaatcaatttaaaaacactttcatcttattccttgtcggttcctgattccaaaaatatatagatatgatatgtttggattaaaaacacgctcagaaagttaaaacgaagagaggtacagaaaagcgtgctatgcagcaaagcgtaaccactaccccgctcgcgcgctcttcttgtcaatttcactgcctatgccgtgagcggtggaccacgagtatacggtcttgctgcgttgcattgcgttcagtttcattctgtgagttcgacagctacttgactaaatattgtattttcgccttacgcgacttgtttgaattTGTATTAAATATAATCACCTGAGCCTAGAATGGCTTGCTGACAGCGGCTatcttttacacaacaaattctgaactctgatgaactcgtgaccgctgatttttaaaggcaaggggtatcatattgtgcgcatggtatacacatccaagttggtcgtttgtcccgattgtgggatacagcccgtcagaggcgtagagcgtgctcgagatgttttgaaaaacctgactgcagtacagggatttttacacctccggactgctgataatcctaacagaattattttcaaaaaccgtctattgccttgaaagcaaacctggaatttctgatgcgagttgccagaaagaaagttcactaacaagattcaggccaacaccccccccccatccccctaaaTAACACTAAGGAGTAAGGTGAActtaaataactaattaattgatcaatcaataaattctctgctgaaaTCCCCAACTTCGCGCATCAAAGctatgaaaaacaaaacactgccAGGTTTCCATTCAGCCAAACGCCACACCATTTTCAAGAGGGGATGTCTCAGGAAGAAAGATGTGACGCTCCCGATTCATATGTTTCAGAAGACAAGCCcacctgagaaaaagaagaacacaatatagaaataataacaacctgtcaaccacaaatacattaaagtttttcaaacagttcactaatccgacaaactcatgctcgtttctggtgcatttgataaagccaattacgggtagatgctagacaacagcaaaaccaccaccacataacaacaacacaagattgttTATGGTTGTTTACAGTCTCTTGAACACAGGAGTCAATCGAGACATATATATAACAACAAGAAGCATAAAAAAGCACTTCAGTTTGAAACCCAGGTTCAATGTAGTAAATGATATTGCATCAATGTTCCATCCATCCTCAGCACTTTCAAAACCAGTTTCTTCTAGGTCATACACACCTTTTCCTCGATTGATCTACAGTACATCAGATCActattgttctttttatgatttgcaccaagggaatgattaatatttctgtcttagtcatatgtaacaagctttaagcaaaagcataatattctacacattcacatattgtaaggttgaaggggtctttgtcgaccaaaagaaggtgtattccccatagccataggtgttttccctgtgtaccgggaatacagttggattttctgtagagaagtataatatcgtacaatcttgcgccaagcgcgtgactgcgGTTAGATAGGAGAATCTATTTAAAATCCTGAATTCGCGTGCGGCATCCAGTCAAACAAAACATGCTTCGACCGTTTATCAAAACGGATTTAGTTAAAGAAACatctgcacccccacccccaacagcctggtattatgttttcctcgctggtactctcgtccattgaatcactttcactttcactctcgtaagcttgaagtaactccatggcgtctaacggaagtatattccctgtatatgtacaggaaattaacatacagggaatacagccactgttggtcgacatagaccccttctaaaGTGCTGCAGTAGTTACCTTTCCCTCCAAGGACCAAGCTGTTCATCCACTGTAGGGCTGACCGAGGTCCCCCCTTAGCAGAGTGAGTGGCGAATCCTGGCTGAtaaatttcctttcattttccatgaatgaagaataccagctggattcttttattcatggacctgtgttctgcaacacacacaaatcaaccaCCAACTTGTAAATATATATGTAAAAGAAAGCAAGTGGCAATCTGAATTACAGAATACAAAATGATCAATCCACACAATCATACTTCagcactgaaagtccacaaaatggggcactgctagtacatgtacttctcataatttactgaaactttactcgtcaaaacaaccatttgttttatcaactttactcgcctactcaccatttacatgatttttactcgccatggcgagtaattgaaaatactcgccactttcaggcctgtacttgtgcatgagatgtgtttaccatccatatgcccagaccatgcgcccttctgttgtgctcagaacagtaaagagttgcttgctggggtggttgttcataagttaacagttcacaagagggcacaaacaagagcaaaaacacaggtgcctgattcaaactcattcaaatgcagaaccttatttttgcatgaacagagtaagacatgattcttacatagctgaccctacc from Littorina saxatilis isolate snail1 linkage group LG7, US_GU_Lsax_2.0, whole genome shotgun sequence carries:
- the LOC138970699 gene encoding uncharacterized protein gives rise to the protein MEEARELVELGHNVIILGQAGTGKTTLVAELCHSLRLSGRKVAVTATTGIACQSLPVGAMTLHRWSGIADGRHSVRETAHTLLTDERYITTRARITTADVLFIDEISLLSSRMFAQAEEVCRIVRGVENFFGGVQVVCVGDFYQLPPVPDPLFDDNGDFCFQSKIFNSCVPHKIILRKVLRQREEGLVEAVHEISQGKMSLRVADFMYQLSRELPEPETATKLFPTNFQVERYNRQKLLGMPGQLQEFHATDEGDVRSLKNTRAPKILWLKKDCPVILIRNISDQLVNGSLGHVVDLHHDKVVVHFEKTNMTVELSRIAFSGMPVFFCLPEFLLSLHFILSSFSFTVGTRHPNFFRQFKI